In Microbacterium enclense, the DNA window CTCGATCGTCCCCCCATGTCCAAGAACTGCAGGTTCGTGCGGAGCGCGCGAAACGATTCCGCCCGAGGACTCAACGGATCCGCATGGACGATCAATGGCCGATCCTTCGCTTTCGCGTCGAAGGCGATTGCTCCGATGCCCGGAGCGCCGGTGATCTGCTCGGCATCGCGGGGGGTGCGGACGCGATTGTCCAGCCGACTGCGCAGCGCCGCTGCCCCGAGGCCTGCCGCGAGCCCTATGAGCGTGCCGAGTGTGAGGTTCAGAACCACGTTCGGGCTTGATGGTTGGAGAGCGGGCTGTGCGTCCCGCACACGGCTGAGACGGACGGGGCTGGTCCCGTCACCCGCTTCGGGTTCGAGCTGGGGGACGGTCGTCGACAGGCTGTCGGCGACCGCGTCGGCAATCTCGGCGGCACGCACGGGGTCCGGGTTGGAGGCCGTCACGGTGATCAACGTCGAGTTCAAACCCGCGGACGCCTTCACCGAGCTCGCCAGAGAGTCCGCAGACGTCGCGAGTCCCAGCTCCGTGATGACGGGGTCCAGGACGACAGGCATCGTTGCCAAGCCGACGTACGTGTTGATGCGGGCCTGCGCGAACGACGACCCCTGCTGAAGTTCCGCAGCGGTACTCCCTGCTTGGGTCGACACGAACACCGTGCTCGACGACTCGTAGATCGGAGTTCGCGTCAGCGTGTAGCCCGCGACGACACCCAGTCCCAGGAAAGTGAGCGTGACGATCAGTAGCCAGTTCTTGCGGAGGGTGCGGATGTGATCGCTGAGCTCCATGGTGCCTCTCGAGGACGCGCTGACGACCTGCGTGACAGAGGTCGGAGAATTCCCTCAGTGTGCCACACCTATTGTTTCCGGATTCGCAACACCGACGTCGCGATATCAATGGTTCTGGGCTCATGCGCGTCTGCCTCCGGTTTCATCGGCCGACGAATTCATCGGCCGAAATGTCGACTTGCCCGGCCCGGCACGATTGTTTTGCCTCCGCCGTGCGAGCGATAGGTTTGCCACCGTGCCCGATCAGCCGAGCGATGCCACGTCCAGGAACGCGGCTGCGCCTTCCGCGGTGACAAGTGCGTCCGAGGAATCCGCGCGTTCGCGCCGGCGAGTCCGTCGCCGTTCCGACTGGCGACAAGGCGGCACGGCCGTCCGCCGATGGAATCACGTGGTCCTCTCTACCGCTCTCGTGGGAATCGGCGGGGGTCTGCTGGTGAGTGTGGGGCTGAGTCGACTGGCCGCCCCGTGGGCGCAACCGGCCTCGTCTGTTGCACTGTGGATGGGCCTCGGAGTCGGGATCGTCGCGGCGCTTGTGCGAGCGCGCCCCGCGGGGCTCTTGCGTGTGAGACCGATCGATCTTCTCTGGGGGCTGAGCGTGGGGGGAGCGCTCCGCATCCTGCAGGGCTGGCTCGGCGGCGCAGACTCATCTCCCTTTCCCACGCTCCCGAACTCCGGTGACTCGCCGGTGTGGGGGTGGGTGTGGAGCTACGGAGTTCCCTCAGTTCTCGTCGCGCCGGTCGTCGAGGAGTTCTTCTTCCGTGCCGTCATCCTCGTCGGGGTCTACCAGCTCCTCCGGCGGAGCGTAGGGGCCGTCGCCGCTGCGACGACCGCGCTTCTCGTATCGGCCGGGGGATTCGTCCTCTTGCACTCCGCCTTCAGTCCCCTGTCTTTGGGCGACGGCGTTCAGCTCTTCACGGTGGGCACGGCGTGCGGTCTCGTCGTGATGCTGACGGGGCGGATTTGGGGTGCGGTCCTGGCCCACATGGTCTACAACGTGAGCTACTTGCTGCTGGCGATCATCGGCACGATTCTCGCGTAGGCGGAGATGACCCTGCGACGGCTGTGGCAGCGCCTCCTGTGAAATTGGATGTTCACATGCCGATGATTCTGGGTGTCATGTCGTGCTGTTAGTGTTCAGCCGAGACCGGCATGGGGAAGACGTGGGCGAGAGGGGCCGAGGAACTGTGGCAATTCACCGCACAGTCCGGGACGTCTTATCGGTTCCTCGCGAAACATTGGATTTCCTCGACATGGGATCGTTGAGCTGCTCCACCCGCCGGTCGGCGCCCGGATCGGGTTTCGGTCGGTGACCGTCTTCGCGATCCTCACGCATGGCGATCCAGGGACATTCCGAGTCGCCGCGGAAGCTCTCAGCCCCAGCGAAGTCGTGGTGCACGTCGACGCGACCACCGATGACGGTGGATACCCGAGAGCTGGCAACATCACGTATGTCAGGGATCGAACGAACGTCAGGTGGGGGGGATTCTCGGTCGTCGAGGCGACCGAGAAGCTCTACATGCTGGCGCTGCAGAAATGCAGCTCGCCGGACGAGTACATCGTTCTGCTTTCCGGGCAATGTGTGCCTATTCGGCCGCTCCAGGAGCTCGAAGCACTTTTCATTCAGAGGCCGGGCGTTCTGTACTGCCGAGCAGGGCTCCTGCTGGATGGATACGAGATGAATGAGCGGCGGATACTCCGCGAATGGCATTTCGACCGCTTCGACGCCCGTGGAAAAGGTCTCCGCGGGCGGGCCGCGGCCGCCGCCCGCAAGCTCACCCAACTCGCGACCCCGACACGCAAGAAGGATGAATTCTCCGGATTCACGATGGTCGCGGGGAGTCAATGGACTGCCCTCACCGCCGGTGCCGTTGCCTCGATGATGTCGGACGACAGTTCGCGGGCGCGCCTCGCAGGCCTCCTGAGGTACTCGCTCGCGCCGGACGAGATCTACTTTCATACGCTCATCCATAGCGGCGAATGGGCATCGAACACCACGTCATCTCCTCCCCAGCCGAAGGGCGACAAGCGCACCGCGGACTTCGCGAACCTCCACCACATCGATAGATCGCTGACTCGATATCTCGCGCCGGAGGAACTGCGGGACTTCTCGGGAACTCTCGAGTTCTTCGCGCGGAAAGCGAAAGGTGATGATCTGGAAGGCCTGTCGCGCGTGGTCCGAGAACTCACGTCGCAGGACGGACGACGGTGAGAGCCCCACGTCTGATCAAGTCGGGCTCGGGATACTTTCTCTCCGTAGCCATCAGTGCGCTCGTCGGGGTTGTGAGCGTCCCCGTCGTGATCCAGGTGGCGGGCGCGGCTGCCTGGTCCACTCTCGCCGTCGCACAGGCGGCCGGTGCCATCGCAGCGACCGTCGTCGCGTTCGGGTGGCCCGTGATCGGCCCCGCGGCCGTCGCGGCGGCGCCGGACACGGAGCGCGGACGGATCTTCCTGATCTCCCTCATCTCGAGGGCGGTGATCCTCATTCCCGCCGCCGGAGTCGCCACCGTCGTCGTCCTGCTCTCTGTCGGGTGGTCCACCACCACGGCCGCCGCGATCATCGCGGGGCTGACGCCCGTCATCGGCGGGCTCACGGCGTCATGGTTCTTCGTGGGGGAGTCGCGTCCGTCCAAGCTCAACTCCCTCGACGTCCTTCCTCGGGCAGCCGGGACGCTCATCGGCATCGCCTTGATCCTCGCCACCTCTAGCCTCGTGCTCTTCGTCCTCGGGCAACTCGCGGGCCAGCTCGGTGCCCTCGCGCTCTCGTGGCTTTCGATCCGCCGTCGTTACCCGCGTGGTGGTCACATCTCCGTGCGGGACATCACCGGAACCGTCGCGGCCGGGGGTGCAGGTTTCTCGAATGCGATCCTCACCTCGCTCTACCAGAACTCACCTCTCGTGGTTGTGACCAACTTCGCGGGCGCAGGCGTCGAAACATATGCCATGGCGGACCGTCTGTTCCGAATCGCCGCGCTGGCGCTAGCACCGGTCACCCAGGTCGCGCAGGGGTACGTGCCTTCTGCGGGGACTCACGACGAGTTGCTGGCAAGGATCCGACGGACGATCATCGTTGGTGCCGGCTTGGGCGTGGCCACGCTGATCGGATTCGGCTTCCTCGCCCCGGTGCTCGGCACGCTTCTGTCGCACGGTGCGATCGAGGTCTCGTACGGGGTGTCATTCTGCCTCGGCGGGGCGCTCGGCATGGCGCTCATGTCGTCCTTGGTCGGGAGGGCATGTCTCGTCCCTCTCAAGAAGACGGCGACCCTTGCGCTGGCCGCGACCGTCGCCGCGATCGTCGGTCTCTCGGGCATGGTTGCCGGAGGTATCGCCTTCGGTATCGCCGGCGTCGCATCCGCCTACCTGCTGGCGGAGATCCTTGCTTTCAGCATCACCATCTGGCCTGCAGCCGGCGCGCTGAGGCGCATCGACAAACGCGGTCACACCGAGGGGAAGTCGTAATGCCAGGCCGAAAGTGGTTCCAGGATGTCGTTTGCGCGGTGGCGTCGGTGCCCCTTCTGCCGCATCGCCTCCGACCTATCCTTCTGCGTCGGGCGGGCGCCTCAGTAGGGGCCAATGTGCTCCTCTACGGTGGTTCTACCTATCACTCGCAGATGCGTCTCACTATCGAGGACGACGTCTTCGTGAATCAGTCGTGCCACTTCGATATGCAAGCGCCGATCCACATCGCACGCGGGGCGCGAATCGGGGATCACGTCCGGTTCATCACGTCTGATCATGAGGTCGGACCGCCCGATCGCCGTGCGGGCCCCGGCCGGAGCGAGCCGATCGACATCGGTCGGGGGTCGTGGATCTGTAGTGGTGCGACCATCCTTCCCGGTGTGTCGGTCGCCGAAGGTAACATCGTCGCGGCGGGTGCTGTTGTGACTCGCTCGACCGAAGCGAATTGCCTGTACGCGGGTGTTCCGGCTCGTCTCATCAAGCGACTCGACAAAGAGGAATCCGCGCTGTGAGCAAGTTCGTCGCTCCGATGATCGGCAGGGCAGGCCTGGGGAACGAACTGTTCCCGGTCCTGCGGGCGGCCGACATTGCTGTCAAGGAGTCACGCGTCCTGCTCTGGCCGACGTGGTTCCAGCTCAAGATCGGACCGGTCCTTCGGCGCGAGCGAGACAAGCGGATGTACTGGACGATATTCCGCGCTCCGGGATTCGTTTCAGCCGTACGACTCGTCTGGGCCAGATTCAGAGGGGTGACGCATGCCCTCGGCACCGCCGACGACACCTACGTGACGGTGCGCGGCATGCAGAACTACTTCGAGGGTGTCGGCATGGCGGGGCCGGATTTCCGCGAAATGCTGCTGAACCAGGCGAGGCGGGGTGTCGTCTCGCCTCAGGAGACGCGGCCTTACCTCGCGTTGCATGTTCGCCTGGGGGACTTTTCTCGGGTCGGCGCCTCAGAGTCCGAGGTGTCGAAGAACAACACCAGCTCTCCTATCGCGTGGTTCGTCGCGCGTGTCGAAGCGGCACGAGAGGCTCATCCCGATGTCCGGATCTTCGTCTGCTCAGACGGGGAGGATGCCGAACTGGAGCCACTCCTGAGGGAAGAGGGAGTTTTTCGATCCGCTGGTCGAAACGCGCTCGACGACCTCGTGTTCCTCTCCCGTGCCGCCGGCATCATCGGGAGCCGTTCTACCTTCAGCGCCTGGGGGGCGTTCCTCGGAGAGGTCCCGATGGTTGTTCAGACCGGCGGAGACGCGTACCGTCCTCACGCGCAGGTATGGGAGGCTTCGGCTGAGCAGCCGACCCCTGAATGGGACGATGAGGTCCGTCATCGTTGTGCGGCGGCGCAGC includes these proteins:
- a CDS encoding polysaccharide biosynthesis tyrosine autokinase gives rise to the protein MELSDHIRTLRKNWLLIVTLTFLGLGVVAGYTLTRTPIYESSSTVFVSTQAGSTAAELQQGSSFAQARINTYVGLATMPVVLDPVITELGLATSADSLASSVKASAGLNSTLITVTASNPDPVRAAEIADAVADSLSTTVPQLEPEAGDGTSPVRLSRVRDAQPALQPSSPNVVLNLTLGTLIGLAAGLGAAALRSRLDNRVRTPRDAEQITGAPGIGAIAFDAKAKDRPLIVHADPLSPRAESFRALRTNLQFLDMGGRSSFVVTSSVPSEGKSTTTINLAIALADAGKRVALLDTDLRKPKVAEYLSIEGGAGLTDVLIGRAKINDVMLPWGGRSLYVLPAGKVPPNPSELLGSRQMGTLLEMLERDFDVVLCDAPPLLPVTDAAILARATSGAIMIVSAGRTSRHQLSLATDSLNTVGAKLAGFVMSMVPTRGPDSYYSAYGYGYGYGYRYVETPPATKKTPRSTAGRRRRAESPSDIPATPALGDVGVASRRTSREASRDADG
- a CDS encoding acyltransferase, producing MRLTIEDDVFVNQSCHFDMQAPIHIARGARIGDHVRFITSDHEVGPPDRRAGPGRSEPIDIGRGSWICSGATILPGVSVAEGNIVAAGAVVTRSTEANCLYAGVPARLIKRLDKEESAL
- a CDS encoding beta-1,6-N-acetylglucosaminyltransferase, which codes for MTVFAILTHGDPGTFRVAAEALSPSEVVVHVDATTDDGGYPRAGNITYVRDRTNVRWGGFSVVEATEKLYMLALQKCSSPDEYIVLLSGQCVPIRPLQELEALFIQRPGVLYCRAGLLLDGYEMNERRILREWHFDRFDARGKGLRGRAAAAARKLTQLATPTRKKDEFSGFTMVAGSQWTALTAGAVASMMSDDSSRARLAGLLRYSLAPDEIYFHTLIHSGEWASNTTSSPPQPKGDKRTADFANLHHIDRSLTRYLAPEELRDFSGTLEFFARKAKGDDLEGLSRVVRELTSQDGRR
- a CDS encoding CPBP family intramembrane metalloprotease, translated to MVLSTALVGIGGGLLVSVGLSRLAAPWAQPASSVALWMGLGVGIVAALVRARPAGLLRVRPIDLLWGLSVGGALRILQGWLGGADSSPFPTLPNSGDSPVWGWVWSYGVPSVLVAPVVEEFFFRAVILVGVYQLLRRSVGAVAAATTALLVSAGGFVLLHSAFSPLSLGDGVQLFTVGTACGLVVMLTGRIWGAVLAHMVYNVSYLLLAIIGTILA